A DNA window from Canis lupus dingo isolate Sandy chromosome 2, ASM325472v2, whole genome shotgun sequence contains the following coding sequences:
- the CFAP20 gene encoding cilia- and flagella-associated protein 20: protein MFKNTFQSGFLSILYSIGSKPLQIWDKKVRNGHIKRITDNDIQSLVLEIEGTNVSTTYITCPADPKKTLGIKLPFLVMIIKNLKKYFTFEVQVLDDKNVRRRFRASNYQSTTRVKPFICTMPMRLDDGWNQIQFNLSDFTRRAYGTNYIETLRVQIHANCRIRRVYFSDRLYSEDELPAEFKLYLPVQNKAKQ, encoded by the exons ATGTTCAAAAACACGTTCCAGAGCGGCTTCCTCTCCATCCTCTACAGCATTGGCAGCAAACCCCTGCAGATCTGGGACAAAAAG GTGCGGAACGGCCATATCAAAAGAATCACTGACAACGACATCCAGTCCCTGGTACTAGAGATTGAAGGAACAAATGTCAG CACCACATATATCACATGTCCTGCAGATCCAAAGAAGACATTAGGGATTAAACTTCCCTTCCTCGTCATGATTATCAAAAATCTGAAGAAGTATTTTACCTTTGAAGTACAG GTACTAGATGATAAGAATGTGCGTCGGCGGTTTCGAGCAAGTAACTACCAGAGCACCACCCGAGTCAAACCATTCATCTGTACCATGCCCATGAGGCTGGATGATGGCTGGAACCAGATTCAGTTCAATCTGTCAGACTTCACTAGGCGGGCATATGGCACAAATTATATCGAGACCCTAAGAGTGCAG ATCCATGCAAACTGTCGCATCCGACGAGTTTACTTCTCAGACAGACTCTACTCAGAAGATGAACTGCCAGCAGAGTTCAAACTGTATCTCCCagttcaaaacaaagcaaag caaTAA